The genomic window AGCCGCTGACGTGACCGTGAAGCGCTCCTGACAAACCCCGTCGCCCGTGGCACGCTGCCTCACGCAAGCCGATCCGCACCGTTCTCGTCCCCCACCCCTGCCACGGCAGAAGGAGACATGCGTGAGACGCCATCGCACAGCCACAGCCGTTCTGTTAGCCGTCGGAGCTCTGCTCACCGGCGGCCTGACCACCGCCAACGCGGCCGCACCCGCGCCGGTTCCGACCCACAGCGTCCCGGCCGCCGGACAGCACAGGACGGCCGCCTTCTGGACCGCGGAGCGGATGCGCGGCGCTGTTCCGTTCGATCTGCACCTCGGCGCCGGTGAGTTGAAGGCGCTGAAGGCCCCGGAGCGCGGTTCCGGGACGACCACCGTCGCCCCGACCACCGTCGCCCCGACCGCCCTCGACCCGACCGCGCTCGCCCCCGCCGCCTTCCCGCAGGCGGGCGGCCCCTGGACCGGCGGCGGAGCGGTCGTGAAGACCTCCGGCCGGGTGTTCTTCACCTTCCAGGGCCGCACGGCATCCTGCTCCGGAAACGCCGTGACCAGCCAGAACGCCAGCACGGTCATCACCGCCGGGCACTGCGTCAAGTACCAGGGCAGCTGGCACACCGACTGGGTCTTCGTGCCCGCGTACGACAACGGCCAGGCCCCCTACGGCCAGTGGACCGCGTCCAAGATCCTCACCACCCCGCAGTGGGAGGCGAGCGAGGACATCAACTACGACGTCGGCGCGGCGGTCGTCGCCCCGCTGAACGGCCAGAAGCTGA from Streptomyces formicae includes these protein-coding regions:
- a CDS encoding trypsin-like serine peptidase, producing MRRHRTATAVLLAVGALLTGGLTTANAAAPAPVPTHSVPAAGQHRTAAFWTAERMRGAVPFDLHLGAGELKALKAPERGSGTTTVAPTTVAPTALDPTALAPAAFPQAGGPWTGGGAVVKTSGRVFFTFQGRTASCSGNAVTSQNASTVITAGHCVKYQGSWHTDWVFVPAYDNGQAPYGQWTASKILTTPQWEASEDINYDVGAAVVAPLNGQKLTSVTGAQGIQFNGGYNKQMYAFGFPAASPYDGTKLIHCSGNSSRDFLLSNDHSLGCNMTGGSSGGPWFTGFSESAGTGLQVSVNSFGYTFLPNRMFGPYFGNEAKALYDTAQVS